Proteins from a single region of Hermetia illucens chromosome 3, iHerIll2.2.curated.20191125, whole genome shotgun sequence:
- the LOC119651833 gene encoding uncharacterized protein LOC119651833 yields the protein MVFKTQWIPVLGLFSLTLAAAASEVDYVTVTSSTEEAVSHDYETQKSNPAPVYRQIEYGQIAPAAYDFNYEVHDEHTGDIKSQKEVRNGDAVQGRYELIDSDGYRRIVEYTADSHTGFNAIVRREPVDIKIPQPIPQDAKLTYTAPVIKDIPVQARPVNRDIVHIVPKSSAQPKTSQYYVTPTYATTSHLSSNPGVSTPSAPAYRSLTYSAPSADSEHLGGVSQVSGRKPSDYTTYLYSPVAYNDQANSERPPQKTRFVLVPKYRTTSHSAPVSNAYDYTLPLRPAQVYQDAVQNYGIPLRHAQVYHHAGQNEGYVTGVGIKGYKTIPVQSYLPPALSGETVYAQYTKAHSKDYAGELANAVSAATGFTPINPVQHIQTNLVAPSLIYPTQTPLVSSVAPRLETTLSSHNSVGTEEHANDKIQGKSIYSLKEGESYGPYDAPTTPSYKQ from the exons ATGGTATTCAAG ACACAGTGGATACCCGTTCTGGGGTTGTTTTCATTAACTTTAGCGGCTGCTGCTTCTGAGGTGGATTACGTCACGGTGACTTCTTCAACAGAGGAAGCAGTGTCTCATGATTATGAAACTCAGAAATCAAATCCTGCTCCAGTTTATAGACAAATAGAGTACGGTCAAATCGCACCTGCCGCCTATGATTTCAATTATGAAGTTCACGATGAACATACGGGAGACATTAAAAGTCAGAAAGAGGTTCGTAATGGAGATGCTGTTCAAGGACGATATGAACTGATTGATTCAGATGGATATAGACGTATTGTGGAATATACCGCTGATAGTCACACTGGATTTAATGCTATAGTTCGGAGAGAACCAGTTGATATAAAAATTCCTCAGCCTATCCCGCAAGATGCAAAACTTACTTACACTGCACCAGTCATCAAAGATATTCCAGTTCAAGCTCGACCTGTCAATAGAGATATTGTACATATTGTGCCAAAATCTTCAGCACAACCAAAAACATCTCAATATTATGTTACACCCACTTATGCAACGACATCTCATTTATCATCAAATCCAGGAGTATCTACTCCATCTGCTCCTGCATACAGGTCTCTGACTTATTCTGCCCCATCCGCTGATTCAGAACATTTAGGAGGTGTTAGTCAAGTTTCAGGCCGAAAGCCCTCAGATTATACGACTTATTTGTACTCTCCTGTAGCGTACAACGATCAAGCTAACTCGGAGCGACCTCCACAAAAGACCAGATTTGTTTTGGTTCCAAAATATAGGACAACATCCCATTCTGCTCCAGTTTCCAATGCCTACGACTACACCCTTCCTTTACGCCCTGCCCAAGTTTACCAGGATGCTGTTCAGAATTATGGCATTCCTTTACGCCATGCCCAAGTTTACCATCATGCTGGTCAGAATGAAGGTTATGTCACTGGTGTTGGTATCAAAGGTTACAAAACTATTCCTGTTCAGTCATATTTACCACCAGCTCTTTCTGGTGAAACAGTGTACGCTCAATACACAAAAGCTCATAGTAAAGATTATGCTGGAGAACTTGCTAACGCTGTCTCTGCGGCTACAGGGTTTACACCGATTAATCCGGTTCAACATATTCAGACCAACCTTGTTGCACCAAGTTTAATATACCCCACTCAAACTCCATTGGTTTCTTCTGTTGCGCCCAGGTTAGAAACAACATTAAGTAGCCATAACTCAGTTGGTACTGAAGAACATGCTAACGATAAGATCCAAGGAAAGTCAATTTATTCTTTGAAAGAAGGCGAATCATATGGTCCTTATGATGCACCAACGACACCGAGTTACAAACAGTGA
- the LOC119651588 gene encoding cuticle protein 7-like, translating to MAAKFIAVLALIATVSAVEYSAYHAPVYAGYHAAPVVKYAAPVVKTIEYAAPAHYDFTYSVNDPHTGDIKSQSESRKGDIVHGQYSLVDPDGYQRIVDYTSDPHNGFNAVVRREPLGHKVAYAAPVAKVVAPIAHYAAPLAHTYHY from the exons ATGGCAGCGAAA TTTATAGCCGTTCTTGCACTGATCGCAACCGTCAGCGCGGTGGAATATTCTGCGTATCATGCTCCCGTCTACGCTGGATACCATGCAGCCCCAGTTGTGAAATATGCCGCCCCCGTTGTCAAAACCATCGAGTATGCTGCACCAGCCCATTACGACTTCACATATTCCGTCAACGATCCTCACACTGGAGACATCAAAAGTCAATCAGAATCACGGAAGGGAGATATCGTTCATGGCCAGTACTCTTTGGTTGATCCCGATGGTTATCAAAGAATTGTTGACTACACTTCCGATCCACACAATGGTTTTAACGCCGTCGTCCGACGTGAACCTTTGGGACACAAGGTCGCTTATGCCGCCCCTGTTGCCAAGGTTGTTGCTCCAATTGCTCACTATGCCGCCCCGCTAGCTCATACCTACCACTATTAA